A genomic region of Homalodisca vitripennis isolate AUS2020 chromosome 5, UT_GWSS_2.1, whole genome shotgun sequence contains the following coding sequences:
- the LOC124363040 gene encoding uncharacterized protein LOC124363040, with product MPVAVPTGSTASLLCLYDLEGDQLYTVKWYKGRQEFFRYVLKELPHTRVFALPGINVDVVASGAEMVVLRDVQKFLSGKYRCEVSSDAPHFHTEVVSGYMHVVNELLEEPVIRLEKNSYSAGDTLRANCSSPPSSPPANVTWYLNGEEEEASSLQHHGNTSDTVTTASLTVELSAARFPGGKLRLRCVADLFSISRTVRELWLDEDRPRLASVLGNKNSAAGGAPSFTCLLQMALMAAVIHSR from the exons ATGCCTGTGGCCGTCCCCACGGGCTCTACCGCCTCCCTACTCTGCCTCTACGACTTGGAGGGAGACCAACTCTACACGGTCAAGTGGTACAAAGGTCGACAAGAGTTCTTCAGGTACGTCCTCAAGGAACTCCCGCACACCAGAGTTTTCGCACTGCCTGGAATCAATGTCGAT GTGGTGGCCTCCGGAGCGGAGATGGTGGTGTTACGGGATGTGCAGAAGTTCTTGTCCGGCAAGTACCGCTGTGAGGTATCCAGCGACGCCCCACACTTCCACACCGAGGTGGTCTCAGGCTACATGCACGTGGTCA ATGAACTTCTAGAAGAACCTGTGATTAGGTTGGAGAAAAACAGCTACTCTGCAGGAGACACACTAAGAGCCAACTGCAGCTCACCCCCCTCTTCCCCACCAGCCAATGTCACATGGTATCTCAATGGTGAAGAg gAGGAGGCCAGTTCCCTGCAGCACCACGGGAACACCAGTGACACGGTGACGACGGCAAGTCTCACAGTGGAACTGTCTGCGGCTAGATTTCCGGGCGGCAAGCTGCGCCTGCGCTGTGTTGCCGATCTGTTCTCCATCTCCCGGACAGTCCGGGAACTATGGCTGGATGAGGACCGGCCTCGCCTTGCCTCTGTGCTTGGAAACAAGAACTCCGCCG CTGGCGGAGCTCCAAGCTTCACTTGCCTACTACAGATGGCCCTGATGGCAGCTGTAATACACTCCAGGTAA